In the genome of Acidobacteriota bacterium, the window CTCACCGTTCGCCTCCAGGCGATGGGAGAGCTCGTATTTCACATCCCGATCCTCTTCCATGCCGTCCGAGCGCTGAGAAGACTCCGCGTGGATGAAGTCTTCGACTGTCAGGTCATGGGTACCCGCTCGTTACTCACGGCCGCTCGACGTGTGCACCGTCAGGAGGGTCGTAACGTTCGAATCACGAAGGTCTTGACGGAACCGGCCAACGAGGCGCTGAGTCAGTTTTTCGATCCGATTCGACGACTCCCCGCTCGACTCCGTCGTCATCTACACATCTGGGCCAGCCCACCTCTCCTGAAGAACGGAGAGACGGCGGAGATGTTCTGGCGCAAGACCTGCAAGATCGATCGATCGCAAGTCGACGAGTCCAGCGGCTTTCCGGTTCGCGCGGAGTTCTACTCCCCACCTCACAGCGAGAGTCTCCATATCCGTTGTGCCGGCAATACGCTTCAGGAGCTCACTACGGTTCCTACCACACCGTCGGCACCCGATAACTGGGAAACGATTTCCCCAGCCAATCGCGTCGTTACGATTCTGATGGGTAGTCAGGGCACGTGGCAGTTCACGATGGAGTCCGTCCGGTCGATTCTCGCTCGATGGAATGATCCCGACATCGTCGTGTTCGTCTACGCTCGAACCCCACACCAACGATCACAATTAGCAGATCTTGTTGCCGGAAGCGGATCCCAAACTCGCATCGTCGCCATGGGATTCGTGGATGCCGCCACGGTGTCGGCGCTCTACCATCGTAGCGACGCGACGGTCACCCGCTCCGGCGGGATGACCACGATGGAACTGCTGACCGTCGGCCGCGCTCCGGCGTTCATCTGCACCGGTGAACATCGAGAGTCGCGATATCACGGGATGGTCCGTCACGAGGATGGGAACTATCGATACCTTCGGCATTTTCATTCCGTCGGAGCCTGGGTCTTCGAACCGAAGGAGCTCGCGGAGAGGTTGACTCCCTTTCTCGTGGGACGCGGGCGGCGAGATCCGGTCTCCGCTCCGGCCGTCGTTCGCGAGGCGCGCTGACCGGCGCGAGGTTTCGCGGCAACCATGCGCATCCAACGGATCCTGGCTCGATTCCGCACGGACCCGGTCCTCTCTCTCGCCTCACCGAAGGATTTTCTACGTCTCCCGGGTCGGCGAATCGATTCGCTCGAGTTTCACCGATTGCGCCCAACGCCGTACTGCATCGATCACCTCCGGCGACGCGTCCTGTTCGTCGTGACCAGAGACCCGACGGTCCTGGTTGATGTCGATTTTTTCAATCAAGGCCAATTTGAACGAGCGACGCATGCCATCGTCGTGCCGTTCGATCAGATGGCGGATCTGACACTGGATCTGCCGGTAGTCGACCGACCGATCCTGCTTTACAACACCGGGCGATGTGGTTCGACGGCGGTTGTTCGCCTTCTGAATTTCGTCGGCGACACACTCGCGTTGTCGGAGCCCGATCTGTTCGCGGGCGTGATCGGTGGGGATACGAACGATCCATCGCTGTCGATGGCACTCGATGGCTCGGTTCGGTTGCTATTGCGAGCGTTGGGGGCTGACAGCCGACGTGTCGTCTTCAAACTGCGGGGTTTTGGTGCGCTGCCCGACCCCATCGTTCGACGATCATTCTCGGACGCGCGCAGAATGTTTCTTTACCGTGACGGGATGGAAACGGTGGTCTCCGGAATGCGTAATTTTCATGGCCGAAGAAGTCTTCTCGTCTTCTTCGAGCGGTTATCGCGCCACGCGCTCGGCCGACGGCTGATGCGATGGATGCTATCGATGGGACGTGGGCGAGGCGCGACGTTGAGTCCGTACATGGCGGATGTGGATCTCGGCCTCCTATCCCGCGCCGGCGGCGCCGGTCTGCTGGCCGTGAACTGGGTGTCTGCGCTGCAGGGAGTTCGGTCGATTCGAGATACGGACCGCCAGATGCCGGCGATTCTCTACGCAGACCTCCTCTCCCAGCCGAGACGCATCGTCGAGAAGATGGTCGGCCACGCGGATCTCATCGCCAGCGACGACGAACTGGATCGTGCGGCGAGGATGGTCACCGAGCGGCGGGATCCTCATGTCGGTGGTCGACTCGACCCGTCCAGGCAACGCAAGTGGAATCCGACTCCCGGTATCGACGAGGCGATTCGTCAGATCCTCGCCGCGGTCCCGGATTCTCGCTAGATCACAGTCGGGCCATGACGTACGCATGATCGGTGGGTTTGTTCCCCAACTCACCGGGCTTGACACCGATCAGTTCGTTCCCGTGCAGGATCTCGTAGTCAACACCGGGGTCTGCAGCCTGACGAGACGACACGACGCCGTGCATCAGGACCTGAGAGATCCCGCGGTGGTTGTAGTCATAGCGCGCGTTCACCGGAACTCTCTCGGCGAGGTTGACCCGGCCGCGATCCAGGAGAGCAGCGAGCGTCTCGCTGAACTCGTGGTCGTTGAAGTCGCCGGTCACGTAATAGTCGATTCCGTTGTCGTCGAATTCATCGAGAACACGCGCGATTCTCTCGGCCTGACGAACGCGTGTGGAGAGACGAGGGTCGAAACCGGGATTCTCGGGCGCGAAGATTCCGCGTTGATGTCGTTTCGACGCCAGGTGGACGTTAATGATCGCGATCGCGCGACCGGTCCTGCGATCGACGAAACGACCCACCAGCGGCTTGCGAGAGCCCTCGAACTCCTGCGAGCCATCCCCGATTCGATCCAGACTCGATCGCGACAGATCTACGCGTGAAGCGTCGAAGATGAACCCGTTGCGGATGTTGCCACCCGGCTGGCCACCGTCCGAATCAGATTCCGGCGGGCAATCGGCCCAGTGATAGTCCGGCCCACCCAGCTTACGTACCTCGCTGATGAGTTTCCGATAGGTTGCGGCGGCGGATACACGCTCGCTGATCTCCGCGCCGTCATCATCCTGGATCTCCTGGAGCGCGATGATCTCCGGGCCGGCGGCCTGCCGTACGATCGCCGTTGCCAACGCCCGGAATCGCCCGGACCCGACATCGTCGTCGACGTCCCGCCGCCGATCCTGAACCTTATCGGGATCCTCATGACGCCGGTCGAGGTTGAATCCATTCAGCGTCAGAACACGCAACGAGTCTTCGTCCCTTACAAGGCGTGTAGCCTCCGGTCTTACCGGTCGGGACTCGACCTCCAGGTCGCCGAGGGCCGCAATCTGGAAGGCCGCCGAACGGTAGTTCAGTGGGCCGATAACCGACTCCGCCAGCTTCGACCCGACGTTGACGATGGGCGCACGCGCGTAGCGAATGAAGCGAAAGCTCGGGTACCAGCGGTGCGGATTGTCGGCCTGGATCGAGACGCCACCATGAAGCGTTCGTGGAATATCCATGTCGGCTGGAACCGCGACGTTGTCGCCGAATGGGTTGCTGGGGGCGATCAATGTCGCTCCCTTGCGGATGCCGACCAACATCCCTTCATGGCTATTCAGGTATTGCGCAAGCTCCGCGTTGGTCTTCGCGAGGTTCGCCGCCGAGAGCCAGACCGGCGTCCAGAGAGGGGCGCGCTCCTGCGAGACACGAAACTCCGTCATGTCAATCTGGGTCGTCGGTCGCTCATCCTCGTGAGGTAGGTAATCGAGAACACGACCCTCGACCTCAACGACCGACCCAAGCGGTGGACGTCGACGCGACTCGAACACGCAGATCCCGCGGGACGCCGCACCTTCGGGATCCCCCTCCGGGTCCTCGAGGAAGAAGCCCTTTCGGGTCTCGCCGGTGACCACACCGGTGACCCGAACCAATCGGCCTGCCATGGGCGAACGAACACCGTCGCCCTGAATCATCTGGATGGTCGTTGTCTTCATGGATTCGCCCGACGACCACTATACGACGAGACGGCTGCTATACGCGTGTCATCTCAATTGGCGTACCATGGTCCCCGCTGGCGGATGTCTCAGGTGAAGAACGAACTCGCATTCTTGTTGTACGGCGGTGGTGCCCGGGCGGCCTACCAGGCGGGCTATCTTCGCGGACTGGGCCGGCTGTTACCCGACCTACGCGTGGATATTATCGTCGGGATTTCTGCAGGTGCTATCAATGCCGCAGGCCTGGCCTCCATCCCCGGAAATTTTCGTGAGCGGACAGAGGAACTCGCGCGACTGTGGTCCGAACTGACGACCTCTGACGTGTTTGACGTCCGGGGCTATCGACTCCTTCGACGTAGCCTGCATTGGATCCTCAAACTGGGTGGCGGCGGTCGCTTTTCTGACCCGCGCGGTCTTCTCGATAACAGTCCACTCCGCGCACTGCTATCTCGGGTGCTGCCAAGCGAAGATGGACAGCTTCTCGGCGTCACCGACAAGATGGACCGAGGCGAGCTACATGCCCTGGCCATTCTTGCCAGCTCCTACGAAACCGGTCGATCGGTCTCATTTGTTCAGGGGCGAGAACTGAATGGCTGGCAACGACCGCACCGGATCGGAGTGTCGTGCGAGATCGGCATCCGTCATGTCATGGCCTCGGCCGCACTACCGTTCCTGTTTCCCGCCGAGCGTGTGGACGGCACATGGTATGGCGACGGGGGAATGCGATTGACGACGCCGCTCTCTCCGGCGATTCATCTCGGTGCCGATCGGATCCTCGCCATCTCGACCCGATACGATCGATCTGTCGAGGAAGCCGAGCGCCCTGAAATCGTCGGATACCCCCCACCGGCACAGGTCGCCGGTGTTCTCCTCAATTCGATCTTTCTTGACGCGCTCGATGGCGACGCCCTGCGTCTCGAGCGTATCAACTCGCTGCTGGATGGCGAGCAACAGAAGGACCTTCGCCCGATCGATCTTCGAACGACACGACCGTCGGTCGATCTCGGAATTCTGGCAAGTGCCCATGAGCACGACACGCCCGGGGCCCTGCGGTTTCTCGCTCGCGGCACGGGCACCAAGGAGACACGATCCAACGATCTCCTCAGCCTGGTCCTGTTCGAACCCTCGTATCTTTCCGAAATGATCCGTGTTGGCGAAGACGACGCAGCACAGAACGCGGAAGAACTGGTCCGCTTCCTGGCGCCGACTATCTCGCGCTGAACACGATCCTGAATTCCGCGCCACCGTCGCGATGGTTGGCCAGCGAAAAATCGTAGCCGTGCTGGGAGAGAATCTCTCTACTCAAGGTCAGACCGATTCCCTGCCCGTCACGTTTCGTCGAGAAGAACGGGGTAAAGATCTCGGTCGCGACGTCTGCCTCGATGCCGGGACCGCTGTCACGGACGGCCAGAACCGTGCGTCCCCGCTCACGATCAAGTCCGATCGTCAGAGTCCCGCCCTCGCCCATGGCCTCCAACGCATTCCGAAGAACGTTGACCAGCACCTGCTCGATCTGGTTCTTGTCGAGGTCGATGACCGGAAGATTCGCCGGGGGATTCCACTCGAGACGAATATTACGTTGCACGATCTCCGGCGAGATCAGGCTTACGATGTCCTGTATCAGGGCGACCACATCGCACGGATGGCAATCCGGAGGAGGAACCCGTACGACCGCTGCCAGACCGTTCATGAACGAGCTCAGATTCAGGAGCCGATTGACGGCCACCTCGATGGCTCGATCGTAGTCAGGACGATCGTCGTCGCGAAGCTGGTCGCGGTAGTGCCCGCACGACTCCAGCAACGACTTGACGACACCCACCGAGTTGTTGACCTCGTGGGACATCATCCGGATAAGCTTGTCGTACGCGCCCTTCTCGGATGCCTGCAGTTCATCGGTCAACTCCTCGAGCAGGTAGAAGATCCGTTGAACGCCGCGGTCGTAGAACGACGCCCTGCGGATTCGCAAGCGGCGTCGACCGTGAAGCTGGACCACCGTCGAACCACCGTCGCCCAGGGACAGCAACTCGTTGGCAAACACCCCCGGAAGCTGGGATAGATGGGCGCCGATCCACTCCTTGCGTCGATCGCCAAGCAAGCGTTCGGCAGCACTGTTCAATTGCTGGATTTTTTGATCCAGATCGAGGGTGATCACACCGGCAGGCGATGCCTCCATCACCTTCTCCAGGAAGAGATTCTGCTCCTCGAGTTTTAGTCGTTCTTCTCGAAGCTGATCCACCATTCGATTGTAGATGTCGATCAGCTGATCCATCTCCGGGTGGCGGACGTGTCGAAAGTACGATCCAAACTCTCGTTCGCGGATCAATTCCGTTCCGGTCCGGATCATGTCGAGCGGCAAGAGGAATGCCCTTAGAAGTCGATAGAACACGACCACCGAGATCACCAGAGTGATCTCCGCGCCGACGACCCACCACGGCGAGCTCTTGGCCAGGAAATAGACGGCAACGCCCAGCAGCAGATGCAGGGCGATGAGATAGGTCAATATTTTGAGGCGGAGAGTCATCCGGGCAGCGACAGCCCGTACTTCTCGAGCCGTCGATAGAGCGCGGCTCGGGACAGGCCCAGAGCCTCTGCGACGTGAGAGATGTTGCCGTCGTAGTGCTGCATACAACTCGAGATCATCTCGCGTTCAAGTTGATTCAACGTCATCGACCCCGGTGCGGGAAGCGTCCCCCGTGCGGATTCTCCAGCCTCGAGACATGCGAGCGTCTCGAAGTCCGACTGTTCAATCCGATCGCCATCGACGACGAGTACGGCGCGTTCGATGGTCTGCTTTAGCTGGCGAACGTTACCGGGCCAGCGCTGCCGCTGAAGCCAACGTGTGGCAGCGTCGGTCAGGGCTAGTGCCCCGCGCCCGTAGGCCGTCGCACAGCCGTCGAGGAAGTGCCGAGCCAACAACGGGATATCGCCTGCGCGCTCACGGAGGGCCGGTAGCTTGATCGATATCAGGTTCAACCGATACAGCAGGTCCTCACGAAAACCGCCCTCGTGGACGGCCAGTGCCAGGTCCCGATTCGTCGCAGAGATCACCCGGACGTCCACGGTACGGGTCCGGCTGGACCCGAGGACCTCGTAAGTCCGATCCTGCAAGACTCGAAGCAGTTTCACCTGCGACGCAAGGTCAAGTTCGCCGATCTCGTCGAGGAAGATCGTCCCGGCCTGAGCCACCTCGAACCTTCCGGATCGATCGGAGCGCGCATCCGTAAACGCGCCCCGCACATGCCCGAACATCTCACTTTCGAACAGCGTCGATGAAACGCCGCCCAGGTTGACCTTGACGAACGGTCCGTCGCTCCGTCGGCTGTTCCGGTGGAGCGCCTCGGCGACTAACTCCTTGCCGGTCCCCGATTCCCCGGTGACCAGGACGGATGCGTCGGTCGGCCCAACCCTCCCGATCAGATCGAGGATGCGGCGTAACTGCGGATCGTTCCCCATCAGACCGGAGAAATCGAACTGGCGATCGAGATCCTCTCGCCGCGGCGGCGTCTGATCCTGGTCGGTCTCCCCGACACCTTCGGCGAGATGGACCGCCGTCTCTATCGAGCGAAGAAGGTGCTGGTTGGACCACGGTTTCGTCACGAAGTCGCTGGCGCCGGCCTTGACCCCTTCGACGGCCAGGGCGATCGACCCCCACGCGGTGATCAGGATGACGGGAAGGTGGGGACGCATGGACTTGATCTCGCGGAGGAGTTCCATGCCCTCCTCGCCGGTTGTCGCCCGCGAGAAATTCATGTCTTGCAGTACAAGATCGACGTCGCCGTCGCTCAGAACCGCCAGGGCGTCCGTGGGGTTCGAAGCGGTCTTCGACAGGTGACCGTTCTGCTTCAGCAGCATGCTGAGCGTGGCGGTCACCGACTCGTCATCGTCGACGATCAGGATGGAAAGCCTATTCGTAATGTAGTGCCTCCGCCGGAAGGATCCGGGTCGCGCTTAGTCCGGGATAGAGCCCGCACAGACCGGCAACCGTCAGCAAGAACAACGTCGAGACCACGATCGCCTGAATCACGACGGCGACGGGCACCATCGTGAATGGGCCAATGATGGGAAGTTGAGCGGCCAATGCGACTCCAAGAAGAACTCCGAACAATGCCGTGATGACGACCTCCAGTACGATCTGGCGGTGGATCGATGAACGATGCGCTCCGGTCGCGCGGCGTAGACCGATCTCTCTTGTTCTGCGGACGACATTTTGCCACATCACTCCGGTCAGCCCGAGAACGACCATGATAAGCAAGAATGTGCCAATGGTACCCACGATCGCCAACGGGACCATCCTCTCCTGGATCTTGGCCTTGCGTTGATTCTCCAGAGT includes:
- a CDS encoding ATP-binding protein; this encodes MTLRLKILTYLIALHLLLGVAVYFLAKSSPWWVVGAEITLVISVVVFYRLLRAFLLPLDMIRTGTELIREREFGSYFRHVRHPEMDQLIDIYNRMVDQLREERLKLEEQNLFLEKVMEASPAGVITLDLDQKIQQLNSAAERLLGDRRKEWIGAHLSQLPGVFANELLSLGDGGSTVVQLHGRRRLRIRRASFYDRGVQRIFYLLEELTDELQASEKGAYDKLIRMMSHEVNNSVGVVKSLLESCGHYRDQLRDDDRPDYDRAIEVAVNRLLNLSSFMNGLAAVVRVPPPDCHPCDVVALIQDIVSLISPEIVQRNIRLEWNPPANLPVIDLDKNQIEQVLVNVLRNALEAMGEGGTLTIGLDRERGRTVLAVRDSGPGIEADVATEIFTPFFSTKRDGQGIGLTLSREILSQHGYDFSLANHRDGGAEFRIVFSAR
- a CDS encoding sigma-54 dependent transcriptional regulator encodes the protein MTNRLSILIVDDDESVTATLSMLLKQNGHLSKTASNPTDALAVLSDGDVDLVLQDMNFSRATTGEEGMELLREIKSMRPHLPVILITAWGSIALAVEGVKAGASDFVTKPWSNQHLLRSIETAVHLAEGVGETDQDQTPPRREDLDRQFDFSGLMGNDPQLRRILDLIGRVGPTDASVLVTGESGTGKELVAEALHRNSRRSDGPFVKVNLGGVSSTLFESEMFGHVRGAFTDARSDRSGRFEVAQAGTIFLDEIGELDLASQVKLLRVLQDRTYEVLGSSRTRTVDVRVISATNRDLALAVHEGGFREDLLYRLNLISIKLPALRERAGDIPLLARHFLDGCATAYGRGALALTDAATRWLQRQRWPGNVRQLKQTIERAVLVVDGDRIEQSDFETLACLEAGESARGTLPAPGSMTLNQLEREMISSCMQHYDGNISHVAEALGLSRAALYRRLEKYGLSLPG
- a CDS encoding patatin-like phospholipase family protein translates to MSQVKNELAFLLYGGGARAAYQAGYLRGLGRLLPDLRVDIIVGISAGAINAAGLASIPGNFRERTEELARLWSELTTSDVFDVRGYRLLRRSLHWILKLGGGGRFSDPRGLLDNSPLRALLSRVLPSEDGQLLGVTDKMDRGELHALAILASSYETGRSVSFVQGRELNGWQRPHRIGVSCEIGIRHVMASAALPFLFPAERVDGTWYGDGGMRLTTPLSPAIHLGADRILAISTRYDRSVEEAERPEIVGYPPPAQVAGVLLNSIFLDALDGDALRLERINSLLDGEQQKDLRPIDLRTTRPSVDLGILASAHEHDTPGALRFLARGTGTKETRSNDLLSLVLFEPSYLSEMIRVGEDDAAQNAEELVRFLAPTISR